The Syntrophales bacterium genome includes the window GTCGATGGCAATGGAAACAGCAATGCATTGATGTTGTTCTGCGAGGTCAAAGTATTGGTGCTTTTACACAGGCACAACATTTACTCGGAAAAGACAAAGTGATACGTGTTGATCCTAAGGTGCCTGATGAACTTTTCGAACTTGACAAGCTTTCCGAAAAGGAACTGCTCGCCAAGGCTGCACATGAGAGCCGTCACTTTTCACCACAATTCAAGCAAATTTTCATGAAACACAAGGCAGCAAAATACAAGCCAATATATTCTTAAAAGAGAGGTATGTACCGATGTTTGATAAAACAAAAAAACAATTGAGCAAATTCATGGAGCGATTATCAGATGCGCTTGATATTCCAGAGGCACAATTTAAAGAAGCAGTCGAACGCTACCAAGCAGTCGGAAAATGGCTCAATAAAGAGGACTCCAAACTTCACCCTTTTGAGCCTGAAATATATCCACAAGGATCTTTTCGACTGGGTACCGTCGTGAAGCCTACTAGTGATGAAGATGAATATGATATTGACCTCGTTTGTGAGTTAAACCTTTCATCAGGCGATGTAACCCAAAAGCGATTAAAGAAGATGGTTGGTGATCGCCTAAAGGATAATAAAACATATGAAGGAATGCTTGATAAGGAAGGAAGACGTTGCTGGACTCTAAATTATGCAGATGGGTCAAAGTTTCACCTGGATATTCTTCCTTCTGTTCCTGATGACATAAATTTAAAGGAAAAATTGCAAATTTTGGGTGTACCAAAAGAATGGACTGAATATGCTATTTGTATAACGGATAATACAAGTCAGAATTACGACTCGTGTAATGATGATTGGCCACGGAGTAATCCGAAAGGGTATGCAGCGTGGTTTAAGGAGCAAATGAAAACTCAATATGAGGCCAGGAAAATGCTCCTTGCGGAGGAAATGCGGATTAGCATAGAAGATGTGCCGGAATACCGGGTTAAAACCCCTCTTCAGAGGGCAATCCAGATTCTCAAGCGACATAGGGACATTATGTTCGAAAATGATCAGGAACATAAGCCCATTTCCATCATAATAACTACTCTTGCCGCACACTCTTACAACAATGAAGCAGATCTTTTTGATGCTATCACCAATATTGTTAAAGGTATGCCTCATTACATTCGCAGGTTAAATGGTGCTATCTGGATTCCAAATCCAGTTAATCCCGACGAAAATTTTGGTGATAAATGGAACGAAAACCCGAAGCTCGAAGAGTCATTTAGAAATTGGTTACTCCAAGTTCAATCAGATTTGGATTCGATAATGAAAAAAGACAACATTCGAGAAATCTCGGAGTCTATGAAATTTTCATTCGGAATGGTGACTGTCCAAACAGCGTTTTCCGCGTTCGGTTCAAGTAATTTGAAAGTTAATGATCAAATACCGGAAGTTAAGATACAAAATCCTAGTAAACCGTGGCGGCAGTGGCAGGATGCTTGATACTGAAACGAGAAAAAAACTGATTGACTCTGAGTTTTCCGAACTGCAAAAAAAGTATCCAGGTTTGTATATTGCCGGAGGGTCTGGCGACGAATTTTTTATAAATGGGAAATTGGCCTTTTCTGCAACCTATAATGAGATTTCTATCATAGATGAATACGAAGTTGAAATAAATATCCCTCGAAATTACCCAGACTCCCCACCAAACGTAAAAGAGGTAGGTGGCAGAATTTCGAAGGACTATCATGTTCATCATAACGGAATACTTTGTTTGTCTTCGCCTGTAGAGGTGAAAAAGAAATTCTTTCAAAAAAAATCCATGGTGGGATTTGTTGAAGATTTGCTTATACCTTACCTCTATGCTCACAGCTTTTTGCAAGAATACGGGGAAATGCCGTTTGGCGAACTATCTCATGGTGTTGAAGGAATAATAGAATATTACAAAAATTTGTTCGATGTAGATAGCAATTACATGGTTGTTGGCTTTTTAAGGATACTTGCAGACAATAATTACCGCGGACATATTCCATGTCCATGTGGGTCGCACGCCAAGCTACGTAATTGTCATGGGAACTTATTGCTGGAGTTGCAAAGATACCAAAATAAAAACAATTACTTAAGTGAATATTTTTATATTGCAAAACATATGCTGGAAAAAGGGGGAAGGGAAATACCTAAAGATTTTTTACCAAAATCAATCAAAAAAAAGATTCGAAATACTTCAAGAAAGAATAAAGAGAAAAAGATATGGATAAATACTGATAAGATAATCTCGGACAAGGGAATATGCTGAATCCAGTTCCGATATTTTAAATTTATGCTATCTTGATTTTACGGATTTTGTGAGATTAGAATAGTGCCAAAAACGGGCTTAACGGTTTTTTGATGTTTGCTCTCACTTTTACCCGTTTTCTTTTAGGGTAATCGTGTAATTCTGCTGATTGAAATGTCGGTTATGGGGCCGGAAATGGGGTTTCCAGGGGTTTCTACCGTCATTTTTACACGATTATTCACGTTTTCGGGTAAAAACATTTGTAGGAAAGGATGGGGGGTCATTTTCCATCTGTTCCGGGAAATGACAAGCGCATGAGCGCAACAGGAACGGCTCTTTCTTCAACCTCCCCCACACGGCTCACGAGGATGGCCCATATCGAGACTTTTTATCTTTATTAGGGTTTGTTTTTGGAAAAGGGCTTTTATAGCCCTGGTATCAGTTTCATAACACTCGCAGACTGCTTCCCGGACCTAACCAGATCGAAGGCTTTCTTTTTCACCATGACCGCCTCTGTTGAATTGCTCTTACTCGCCAACTTATCTGTGTACTTGCTGATCTGATTGGCAACTTTGCTATATGCAGATGGAAACGAGGCATTGTTTCAATTTCGAAAAATACAATAGAGAAGGAAATTATTAGAAACAGATTTTAATAATATTTCGCCTGTCGCAGTTCACGCAATGTCGCACGAAATACCCGCTCAAATTCGGGCAGGAGTGTTATCTGGGAAGACAGACGGGTTTGCCAGAGTTTTTTCAACCTGGCCTCTTTATAGATAAAATTCTCTTTGACATCGGTCAGTTCTTTTCCCCGGAATTTCATTTTCAGTTCAACCGCTTCAATTAAATCGGCTGGATTTACATGACCGTTGGTTATGAGATACCACAAATCGTAAAGATCGCGTGGCTCGTTTCTTGCCGGGTCAAGAAGAGCGACGATTTTTTCCGATACGATCTCGTTGAGCGAATAAACCCCGATTCTTTCCTTCTCTGGCAGATCCTCGTATTCATCGTATGCTTTGAGAACGGGTTTTGATGCTATGGGAAAGACGATTCTTTCATTTATTGTGATATCCACTTTGACTTCTTTAGCGGAGGCACTTGGTAAAGGGCCTTCGTATCCGAGGAAAAAGGTATGACAGTTCTCATGTGAATGTCGATCATATCGGCTGATTCGAAGTTTGATTCCCGATGCCCGCTCTATATATTCGAAAACAAGAGCAAGGTACTCCTCAATTTTTTCAAAAGAAACATCTTCTCGCAGGGTGAAATCGAGATCTTCAGAAAAACGGTAGTCCGGGATGTAACATTTCTTGATGGCCGTACCGCCTTTAAAGGCAAGGAGATCTGTGAGGGGTGTTTTTGAAAGCCCCACCAGAAACCAGGATAGGCAATAGTCCCTTTCAAGAACAACCTCCGGAATACGGCGTCCGCCTTTCCGGGCGAGACGATTCGATAGTAAAGACAGGTTTCGCTGAGGTATCATTATGTCCTCACCACGGATAGGAGTTCGTCGGGCGACACATTGAGCTGCAATCTCCACTTCCTGATGAACTTCCCTTCAGACGGGAGAAGCGGATCAAGTTTAACATAGCTTTTTGTCAGAAGCCCCTGGAGGGCTTTCCGGTTTTCCCGGGAACCGATTCCGTAAATTTCCAGGATATAACCCAGCCTGCGGATGACAGCGCCAATGTCCATCCTTAGCGCATATTCGATAAGCCGATCTGTATTCAGATCCTGTCGGCGCATCCATATTCCCTTAGCCGTTTCCGTAATGCCGCCACAGTACTCGGGTTGCCGGAGACCGTCAATAATGGTTTTCTCCATGTTACTTACAATCACTTTTTCCTGTTTACTCACCCACTGTTCGCTCATGCCGAAAAAATGCTCTTTCTTACAGGTGATGAATTTAAAATCGGTACCCAGGATATTAATTGGCCGGCGTTTTTTCAGTGTCGTTACATGTACGACAAGCTGTGGTTGGGTGACCATCCCGTGAATTTCCATGGCGGTACCATGAGAAAGATAATAGTCTTTCCCTTCAATAAGTTCATGGGCGAGGATGAGCGGGTTGCCCATATATTCCCTTTCCTTTCCAAGTTCGAGGGGCACGAGAATAAACAAGCCTGGTTTCAACCGCGTCACTACGCCCCTGTTTACAAGATTTCTTGTAAAGCTGCGGGCAGAGGCCTCTTCCAGATCAAGAATTCGCTGGACATCTTCCAAGCGGAAGATCAGCTTATATTCCTCGTAGAGCGTGGTGACCAGATGGGCGGCCTGAGATCCAAGGGTTTTCATTTTTGTGTTATTTTTCAGATTCATAATGTGCTTCCGTATAGCACATTTAGCACTTAAACAATAACATAGTCAACAGGAAATTATGTTTTAATTACATTTCGTGTCGTTAGAGGACACCAAATGTGACTTCATTATGACAATGTTGCTTTGACTAAGTTCTTATGCCTATTAGATCCTTGCTGTGACTCCAGAATGGAAAAAGATATTGATACCTCACGTTCTTGTGAAAAAATAAAAATGATTCATCTGCTTTAT containing:
- a CDS encoding nucleotidyltransferase, which translates into the protein MFDKTKKQLSKFMERLSDALDIPEAQFKEAVERYQAVGKWLNKEDSKLHPFEPEIYPQGSFRLGTVVKPTSDEDEYDIDLVCELNLSSGDVTQKRLKKMVGDRLKDNKTYEGMLDKEGRRCWTLNYADGSKFHLDILPSVPDDINLKEKLQILGVPKEWTEYAICITDNTSQNYDSCNDDWPRSNPKGYAAWFKEQMKTQYEARKMLLAEEMRISIEDVPEYRVKTPLQRAIQILKRHRDIMFENDQEHKPISIIITTLAAHSYNNEADLFDAITNIVKGMPHYIRRLNGAIWIPNPVNPDENFGDKWNENPKLEESFRNWLLQVQSDLDSIMKKDNIREISESMKFSFGMVTVQTAFSAFGSSNLKVNDQIPEVKIQNPSKPWRQWQDA
- a CDS encoding SEC-C metal-binding domain-containing protein, translating into MYIAGGSGDEFFINGKLAFSATYNEISIIDEYEVEINIPRNYPDSPPNVKEVGGRISKDYHVHHNGILCLSSPVEVKKKFFQKKSMVGFVEDLLIPYLYAHSFLQEYGEMPFGELSHGVEGIIEYYKNLFDVDSNYMVVGFLRILADNNYRGHIPCPCGSHAKLRNCHGNLLLELQRYQNKNNYLSEYFYIAKHMLEKGGREIPKDFLPKSIKKKIRNTSRKNKEKKIWINTDKIISDKGIC
- a CDS encoding nucleotidyl transferase AbiEii/AbiGii toxin family protein, which codes for MIPQRNLSLLSNRLARKGGRRIPEVVLERDYCLSWFLVGLSKTPLTDLLAFKGGTAIKKCYIPDYRFSEDLDFTLREDVSFEKIEEYLALVFEYIERASGIKLRISRYDRHSHENCHTFFLGYEGPLPSASAKEVKVDITINERIVFPIASKPVLKAYDEYEDLPEKERIGVYSLNEIVSEKIVALLDPARNEPRDLYDLWYLITNGHVNPADLIEAVELKMKFRGKELTDVKENFIYKEARLKKLWQTRLSSQITLLPEFERVFRATLRELRQAKYY